Part of the Plasmodium cynomolgi strain B DNA, scaffold: 1644, whole genome shotgun sequence genome, TCTAATATAGGATATGGCAGGCATAGTATATTCTGGACAATTGCATTCCTTTTCATATGGTGGAAGAGATAGGAAACTGCAATCaattttttgagaaatgATTTTGTCACAATCAGAAAAGTTCACTTCACTAGGATAAATTGTGTATTTGTTCAAGCTATAATATTCGCACCATGgcttcattatatttttattttttacaatattgtAATGACCTTCATATGTTATCAATTCCCACAGCTTATTAAAATTAACTTCCCACAACCTTCGGTTTATTGTACACGTCCCACCATACGTgaataaatcttttttttcttgtaaccAATGCATGAGATAATGGCAAGCTCCGCTTCTGTGAGAAGGATCACTATTATGATAATAATCATGCCCttctatataataatgtacaaaataaaaa contains:
- a CDS encoding CYIR protein (putative;~vir-type antigen), encoding NKFDINCGAHIFSPTRQKWDNIEKKYLDFIKSINNPILRHIFFYFVHYYIEGHDYYHNSDPSHRSGACHYLMHWLQEKKDLFTYGGTCTINRRLWEVNFNKLWELITYEGHYNIVKNKNIMKPWCEYYSLNKYTIYPSEVNFSDCDKIISQKIDCSFLSLPPYEKECN